One region of Tumebacillus amylolyticus genomic DNA includes:
- the pheS gene encoding phenylalanine--tRNA ligase subunit alpha → MREQLQALKEQALTDLQAQDSLQALGDWKVKYLGKKGELTAILRGMGGLSAEERPVIGQLVNDVRDALEAAHNEKEADFKKAERNKRLAEEAIDVTLPGRSISVGSEHPLNQLIRDIEDIFVGLGFTVEDGPEVEYDYFNFEAMNVPKNHPARDMQDTFYVTEEILMRTQTSPVQARVMGAKAAEARAKGQEYPDPIRIISPGRVYRRDDDDATHSHAFMQIEGLVVDHNIRMSDLKGTLLTFAREIFGDSVQVRLRPSYFPFTEPSTEVDATCHNCGGSGCRTCKGTGWIEILGAGMVHPSVLEMAGYDPKVFSGFAFGMGVERTAMRRYSIEDIRGFYQNDVRLMQNFKSRM, encoded by the coding sequence ATGAGAGAACAGCTGCAAGCGCTCAAGGAACAAGCGCTGACCGATCTGCAAGCTCAAGATTCGTTGCAAGCACTCGGCGACTGGAAAGTGAAGTATCTGGGAAAAAAAGGGGAACTGACCGCCATCTTGCGCGGCATGGGCGGCCTCAGCGCCGAAGAACGTCCCGTCATCGGCCAACTGGTCAACGACGTCCGCGATGCTCTCGAAGCGGCTCACAATGAGAAGGAAGCCGACTTCAAGAAAGCGGAGCGCAACAAACGTTTGGCTGAGGAAGCGATCGACGTCACGTTGCCGGGCCGTTCCATCTCCGTGGGCTCCGAACATCCGTTGAACCAACTGATCCGCGATATCGAAGACATTTTCGTAGGGCTTGGCTTCACCGTCGAGGACGGGCCGGAAGTCGAGTACGACTACTTCAACTTTGAAGCGATGAACGTGCCCAAGAACCACCCGGCACGCGACATGCAAGATACGTTTTATGTGACCGAGGAGATTTTGATGCGTACGCAAACGTCTCCGGTCCAAGCTCGCGTCATGGGCGCCAAAGCGGCAGAAGCTCGTGCCAAAGGCCAGGAATACCCGGACCCGATTCGCATCATCTCGCCGGGCCGCGTCTATCGTCGCGACGATGACGATGCCACTCACTCCCATGCGTTCATGCAGATCGAAGGTCTCGTCGTCGATCACAACATTCGCATGAGTGACCTGAAAGGTACGTTGCTGACGTTCGCTCGCGAGATCTTCGGCGATTCGGTGCAAGTGCGTCTGCGTCCGAGCTACTTCCCGTTCACGGAACCGTCTACCGAGGTGGATGCAACGTGTCACAACTGCGGCGGTAGCGGGTGCCGGACTTGTAAGGGAACGGGCTGGATCGAGATTCTGGGTGCCGGCATGGTGCATCCGAGCGTGCTCGAAATGGCCGGCTACGACCCGAAAGTATTCTCGGGCTTCGCGTTCGGGATGGGCGTGGAACGCACCGCGATGCGTCGCTACAGCATCGAGGACATTCGTGGCTTCTACCAGAACGATGTGCGCCTGATGCAGAACTTCAAGTCGCGGATGTAG
- the pheT gene encoding phenylalanine--tRNA ligase subunit beta has product MKISYQWLNDYIDIADLTPQQLGDKLTEAGIPVEVFTELNQGITGVVVGHVLETRQHENADKLRVCTIDAGTGENLQIVCGAPNVAPGQKVPCAVVGSELPGDFKIKKAKLRGVESQGMLCSAKELGMDIKLLPKEQTEGLYILPTDAPVGAEIADYLHLNDTVMELELTPNRSDALNYRGVVYEIAAILGREVKMQEEFKAPHLTPTPVTVKIESDNCTKYSALVVKGLTVAESPLWLQAKLLAVGVRPINNIVDVTNFVMFELGQPLHAFDLSKVADDTIIVRQAQDGETHVTLDGVERKLDSSMLVIADPEKVIGLAGVMGGENSEVDSNTTTIVLESAYFDPGTTRKTGKALGLFSEAQKRFEKGMIDQGMVTNSLLRAALLIAELAGGEVVGSPVEVVKQGAEPQVLDIALERVNNYLGTSISEGEMVEILTRLGFEVSGFKVDGAHRVTVPTRRPDITRDVDLIEEIARIYGYDKIPATLPQGQLIRGGLSHEQRLRRHVRELLINSGLTEVITYTFQSPAALDRLGLADDEQLSNRLALMHPMSEERSVLRTHMLPSLLEVVEYNRNRKANDLALFEVGRVFFPDADAAQLPTERTRISGIFTGNFSAVGIGEKPRPVDFFTVKGVVENVLAGLGIDGVTYSAVEMASMHPGRTADIWKGDLFLGYVGALHPEVEEACDLPPTYYFQLHLETLLEARVGREVTVAPLPKFPAMERDIAVLVDVHIPAGHMLGTIRSAAGDLLESARVFDFYQGPQVPAGKKSLAFGLVYRSPERTLTDEEVTERHNRVQEALQEGYGAELRA; this is encoded by the coding sequence ATGAAAATTAGCTACCAATGGCTGAATGACTATATCGACATCGCGGACCTCACGCCGCAACAACTGGGTGACAAACTCACCGAAGCCGGGATTCCGGTTGAAGTGTTCACCGAACTGAACCAAGGCATCACCGGCGTCGTCGTCGGTCATGTCCTCGAAACCCGTCAACACGAAAACGCCGACAAACTGCGCGTCTGCACCATCGACGCAGGTACCGGCGAGAATTTGCAAATCGTCTGCGGTGCCCCGAACGTTGCACCGGGTCAAAAAGTTCCCTGCGCCGTCGTCGGCTCGGAACTGCCGGGTGACTTCAAGATCAAAAAAGCCAAGCTCCGTGGCGTCGAGTCCCAAGGGATGCTCTGCTCCGCCAAAGAACTCGGCATGGATATCAAATTGCTCCCGAAGGAACAGACCGAAGGCCTCTACATTCTCCCGACCGATGCTCCGGTGGGTGCAGAGATTGCTGACTACCTGCACCTGAACGACACCGTCATGGAACTGGAATTGACCCCGAACCGTTCGGATGCTCTCAACTACCGCGGCGTCGTGTACGAAATCGCCGCGATCCTTGGGCGCGAAGTGAAGATGCAAGAGGAGTTCAAAGCTCCGCATCTCACCCCGACTCCGGTGACGGTCAAGATCGAATCGGACAACTGCACGAAGTACTCCGCGCTCGTCGTGAAAGGTCTCACCGTTGCGGAATCCCCGCTCTGGCTGCAAGCGAAGTTGCTGGCGGTCGGCGTGCGCCCGATCAACAACATCGTCGACGTGACCAACTTCGTCATGTTCGAACTGGGTCAACCGCTTCATGCATTTGACCTGAGCAAAGTCGCAGATGACACGATCATCGTCCGCCAAGCGCAGGACGGCGAAACGCACGTCACCCTCGACGGCGTCGAACGCAAACTGGATTCCTCGATGCTCGTCATCGCCGATCCGGAAAAAGTGATCGGTCTCGCAGGCGTCATGGGGGGCGAGAACTCCGAAGTCGATTCCAACACGACCACCATCGTTCTGGAATCTGCGTACTTCGATCCGGGCACAACCCGCAAAACGGGCAAAGCGCTCGGCTTGTTCTCGGAAGCACAGAAACGCTTCGAAAAAGGCATGATCGACCAAGGCATGGTCACCAACTCCCTGTTGCGCGCGGCGCTTTTGATCGCCGAACTCGCAGGCGGCGAAGTGGTCGGTTCTCCGGTCGAAGTGGTGAAGCAAGGTGCCGAACCGCAAGTGCTGGACATCGCGCTGGAACGCGTCAACAACTACCTCGGCACCTCGATTTCGGAGGGCGAAATGGTGGAAATCCTCACTCGACTCGGCTTCGAAGTTTCCGGCTTCAAAGTGGACGGCGCTCATCGCGTCACCGTGCCGACCCGTCGTCCCGACATCACCCGCGATGTCGATCTCATCGAAGAGATCGCCCGCATCTACGGCTATGACAAAATCCCGGCGACTCTGCCGCAGGGTCAACTGATCCGCGGCGGTCTCTCCCACGAGCAACGTCTGCGCCGCCATGTGCGCGAACTGCTGATCAACAGCGGGTTGACCGAAGTCATCACCTACACGTTCCAATCTCCGGCAGCACTCGATCGTCTCGGCTTGGCGGACGATGAGCAACTGTCGAACCGTCTCGCGCTGATGCACCCGATGTCGGAGGAACGCAGCGTTCTGCGCACGCACATGCTGCCGTCTCTACTGGAAGTGGTCGAGTACAACCGCAACCGCAAAGCGAACGACCTCGCGTTGTTCGAAGTCGGTCGCGTGTTCTTCCCGGATGCAGATGCTGCTCAACTCCCGACGGAGCGCACGCGCATCTCCGGGATCTTCACAGGCAATTTCAGCGCCGTTGGCATCGGGGAGAAGCCGCGTCCGGTTGATTTCTTCACCGTCAAAGGCGTTGTCGAAAACGTCCTGGCGGGTCTTGGCATCGACGGCGTCACCTACAGTGCTGTAGAGATGGCGAGCATGCATCCGGGCCGCACCGCTGATATTTGGAAAGGCGATCTGTTCCTCGGCTACGTCGGCGCTCTGCATCCCGAAGTGGAAGAAGCGTGCGACTTGCCGCCGACCTACTACTTCCAATTGCATCTCGAAACTTTGCTGGAAGCGCGCGTAGGTCGTGAAGTCACCGTCGCTCCGCTGCCGAAGTTCCCGGCGATGGAACGCGACATCGCGGTTCTCGTCGATGTTCACATCCCGGCAGGTCATATGCTGGGCACGATTCGTTCGGCGGCGGGTGATCTGCTGGAGAGCGCTCGCGTGTTCGACTTCTACCAAGGGCCGCAAGTACCGGCCGGCAAAAAGTCGCTCGCCTTCGGTCTCGTCTACCGTTCTCCGGAACGGACGCTGACGGACGAAGAAGTGACCGAACGCCACAACCGTGTGCAAGAAGCGTTACAAGAGGGCTACGGAGCAGAACTTCGCGCGTAA
- the zapA gene encoding cell division protein ZapA encodes MLKNPNSNSADVNKIKAVIYGQDYQIKGRASVDQLRMVAMLVDHKMKEIGEANPRLDLNRVAVLAAVNVADEYLKLRQEYEDLLRILEQAQQLGGGEQE; translated from the coding sequence TTGCTGAAAAATCCCAATTCCAACAGCGCCGACGTGAACAAGATCAAAGCTGTGATTTACGGCCAAGATTATCAGATAAAGGGCAGAGCCTCCGTGGATCAACTCCGCATGGTAGCGATGCTCGTGGATCATAAAATGAAGGAAATCGGTGAAGCAAACCCGCGACTCGACCTCAACCGTGTCGCGGTGCTTGCCGCCGTCAACGTGGCGGACGAATATTTGAAACTTCGCCAAGAGTACGAGGACTTGTTGCGCATCCTCGAACAGGCGCAGCAACTTGGAGGAGGAGAGCAAGAGTGA
- a CDS encoding CvpA family protein: MTDLVIGVFLLLAAFNGWRTGLVRQIISLVGMLAAYFIAKTVYPSFVPVVAKYVSVTAGTNDNPVAVLIEKAVLKNLHQAIAFLVLFFLSFFVVKFIGKLLDLLANLPGLSIVNRFSGALIGLTLAVFIAALVVNVMNLMPQESVRSLLHDSKLASLLITEFKGFLPLS; the protein is encoded by the coding sequence GTGACCGATCTGGTGATCGGCGTCTTCCTGTTGCTTGCCGCCTTCAACGGGTGGAGAACGGGATTGGTGCGGCAGATCATCTCGCTGGTTGGAATGCTTGCGGCCTACTTTATCGCCAAGACGGTGTATCCGTCCTTCGTTCCGGTTGTCGCCAAGTACGTGTCGGTGACTGCAGGAACGAACGACAACCCGGTGGCGGTCTTGATTGAGAAGGCTGTCCTCAAGAACTTGCATCAAGCGATTGCGTTTCTCGTGCTGTTTTTCCTGAGCTTCTTTGTTGTGAAATTCATCGGGAAACTGCTCGATCTGCTCGCCAACCTGCCCGGCCTCTCCATCGTCAACCGTTTCTCCGGTGCCTTGATTGGCTTGACGCTCGCGGTGTTCATCGCGGCACTCGTCGTCAATGTCATGAACTTGATGCCGCAAGAATCGGTGCGGAGTCTGTTGCACGATTCGAAACTGGCGTCCTTGCTCATCACGGAGTTCAAAGGTTTCTTGCCGTTGTCATGA
- a CDS encoding phage holin family protein, whose amino-acid sequence MKVLGAIVRFIVSAIVLMVIGMLVPGFSRLSFTSALIAAVVIAVMGWVIELLFGRRISPYSRGIVGFISGVVVIYLAQLFVPGMHVTLFGAILASLVIGLIDLFVPGDVKGNVLGNRHGAAERLRDRHDD is encoded by the coding sequence GTGAAAGTCTTGGGTGCTATCGTCCGTTTTATCGTATCGGCCATCGTCCTGATGGTCATCGGGATGCTCGTCCCCGGATTCAGCCGTCTGTCGTTCACGTCCGCACTGATCGCTGCGGTAGTCATTGCCGTTATGGGTTGGGTGATTGAACTGCTGTTTGGTCGCCGAATTTCTCCGTACAGCCGTGGGATCGTCGGCTTCATCAGCGGCGTCGTTGTGATCTACCTCGCTCAACTGTTCGTACCGGGCATGCATGTGACCCTGTTCGGTGCAATCCTTGCGTCGCTGGTCATCGGTTTGATCGACCTGTTCGTACCGGGGGATGTCAAAGGCAACGTCTTGGGCAACCGTCACGGTGCTGCAGAACGCTTGCGTGACCGTCACGACGACTAA
- a CDS encoding endonuclease MutS2, with the protein MNERVLRVLEYDKIREQVVSMASSSLGKDMARDLYPSTQLEEVETWQQQTAEGVTVYRLRGLIPMGGIHDNRGPLRRTTMGGTLTALELLDIADTIMGGRRLKKFLHDTHEEEALPHLIAISEVIPELRDVEEDVRSCIDENAAVRDTASPELRRIRGEIRTMNARIKDKLDNIMRSSSYQKMLQEQLVVQRNDRYCVPVKIEFRGSFDGIVHDQSASGNTLFIEPAAVVQMSNNLRELEIKEIREIDKILARLSGEIGQRAHELLDAQDALAELDFIFAKATYANELRATRPEMNEDGVINMRRARHPLIPRDVVVPSDIRLGEDFSLLVVTGPNTGGKTVTLKTYGLLTLMAMSGLHVPADDGSVVSTFDEVFADIGDEQSIEQSLSTFSSHMTNIVRILEHVDFRSLVLFDELGAGTDPTEGAALAMAILDFLKERGVKTVATTHYSELKGYAYNEPSAINASVEFDVESLRPTYKLLIGIPGRSNAFAISQRLGLRSDIIEEAKARLKTEDVEVDSLIRKLEQNQLTAEKEREKAEDLRREMEQMMADFEQEREAFLAQKDKIMERAEQDARRAVQKADREAKEIIEELRRIAAEERGQVKEHRLIELRKQLEESAPQMARESRAAKAKPSARPLQVGDHVRVVHLNQKGDIVEMKGKQAMIQIGSMKTKVSIDSLELLPKEKAPTRTVAGRKGSEPKSMGLELDLRGFNIEDGIIKVDKYIDDAILSGMGIIHIVHGKGTGVLRNGIQDYLKSHRYVKSYRYGGEGEGGNGVTVVTLK; encoded by the coding sequence ATGAATGAACGAGTGCTGCGCGTACTCGAATACGATAAAATCCGTGAGCAAGTGGTCTCCATGGCCTCTTCCTCGCTGGGCAAAGACATGGCGCGGGACTTGTACCCGTCCACACAATTGGAGGAAGTGGAAACTTGGCAGCAACAGACGGCGGAGGGCGTTACCGTCTACCGTTTGCGCGGCTTGATTCCAATGGGCGGCATTCACGACAACCGGGGTCCATTGCGTCGCACGACGATGGGCGGCACATTGACGGCGCTTGAGTTGCTCGACATCGCCGACACGATCATGGGCGGCCGTCGTCTGAAAAAATTCCTCCACGACACGCATGAGGAGGAAGCGCTTCCGCACTTAATTGCGATCTCCGAAGTGATTCCTGAATTGCGCGATGTCGAAGAGGATGTACGCTCTTGCATTGACGAAAACGCCGCCGTCCGCGACACGGCGTCGCCGGAACTGCGCCGCATCCGCGGTGAGATTCGCACGATGAACGCTCGGATCAAGGACAAGCTCGACAATATCATGCGCTCGTCTTCGTATCAAAAAATGTTGCAAGAACAACTGGTCGTTCAACGCAACGACCGCTACTGCGTTCCGGTAAAGATCGAGTTCCGCGGGTCGTTTGACGGGATCGTGCATGACCAATCCGCGTCGGGGAACACCCTGTTCATCGAACCGGCGGCCGTCGTGCAGATGAGCAACAACTTGCGCGAATTGGAGATCAAGGAAATTCGCGAGATTGACAAGATCCTCGCCCGTCTCTCCGGCGAAATCGGACAGCGTGCTCATGAACTTTTGGATGCACAGGATGCGCTCGCGGAACTCGATTTTATTTTTGCCAAAGCGACGTACGCCAATGAATTGCGCGCCACCCGTCCGGAGATGAACGAGGACGGCGTGATCAACATGCGCCGTGCGCGACATCCGTTGATTCCGCGCGATGTGGTTGTGCCGTCCGACATTCGGTTGGGCGAGGATTTCTCGCTGCTCGTCGTCACCGGCCCGAACACCGGCGGTAAAACCGTCACGTTGAAAACGTACGGTCTCTTGACGCTGATGGCGATGTCCGGTCTGCACGTACCGGCAGACGACGGCTCCGTGGTTTCGACGTTTGACGAAGTGTTTGCCGACATCGGAGATGAGCAATCGATTGAGCAGTCGCTCTCGACGTTCTCTTCGCATATGACGAACATCGTCCGTATCCTCGAACACGTCGACTTCCGCAGTCTCGTGCTGTTTGACGAATTGGGTGCCGGAACCGACCCGACGGAGGGTGCAGCGCTGGCGATGGCGATCCTCGACTTCCTCAAGGAGCGCGGAGTCAAAACGGTTGCCACCACGCACTACAGCGAGTTGAAAGGCTATGCCTACAACGAGCCGAGCGCGATCAACGCGTCTGTCGAGTTCGACGTGGAGAGCTTGCGACCGACGTACAAATTGCTGATCGGCATACCGGGTCGTTCCAACGCGTTTGCGATTTCGCAACGCTTGGGTCTGCGCAGCGACATCATTGAGGAAGCGAAAGCCCGTCTGAAGACCGAAGACGTGGAAGTCGACTCTCTGATTCGCAAGTTGGAACAAAACCAACTCACCGCAGAGAAGGAACGGGAGAAAGCAGAAGACCTGCGCCGTGAGATGGAGCAGATGATGGCGGACTTCGAGCAGGAGCGCGAAGCGTTCCTCGCACAGAAGGACAAGATCATGGAGCGTGCCGAGCAAGACGCACGCCGTGCCGTGCAGAAAGCGGATCGCGAGGCGAAGGAGATCATCGAAGAACTCCGTCGCATCGCCGCCGAAGAGCGCGGGCAAGTCAAGGAGCACCGTCTGATCGAACTGCGTAAGCAGTTGGAGGAGTCCGCTCCGCAGATGGCCCGCGAATCTCGCGCCGCCAAAGCGAAACCGTCCGCTCGTCCGCTGCAGGTCGGCGATCATGTCCGCGTCGTTCACCTGAACCAGAAAGGTGACATCGTGGAGATGAAAGGCAAGCAAGCGATGATCCAGATCGGCTCGATGAAGACCAAAGTGTCGATCGATTCCCTCGAACTTCTGCCCAAGGAAAAAGCCCCGACCCGCACGGTCGCCGGCCGCAAAGGTTCGGAGCCGAAATCGATGGGGTTGGAACTCGACCTGCGCGGTTTCAACATCGAGGACGGCATTATCAAAGTCGACAAATACATCGACGACGCCATCCTCTCCGGCATGGGCATCATCCACATCGTGCACGGCAAAGGCACAGGTGTGTTGCGCAACGGCATTCAGGACTACCTGAAATCGCACCGCTACGTGAAATCCTACCGCTACGGCGGCGAGGGCGAAGGCGGCAACGGAGTAACGGTCGTGACGCTGAAGTAA
- a CDS encoding PBP1A family penicillin-binding protein — MDDQQITGSRSDRHGGVEKSKSSDATPTKTKKKRGRFWKAFKIFTFVSLSAAIIGGGAVAGYVVTVAKRAPELDLNAITNMAATTKVYDSGQQFMFSLQGDGNRDLIKSVDDVSPFVVNAFISAEDKNFRSHFGINPYAMARAFAQNAIGHSIKSGASTITQQTIKNAMFPEQDRTWERKIQEGYLAIQLEKQLTKDEIMTTYLNWIYFGKSGTENLYGIERASKAIFNKPSKDLNLAESTVLASLPNNPSMYNVYENMDNVQDRQEYILREMLQNGYIDTAQYEEAKKFDVTAEIQAVSQKKAVVAGSFPYLNSEIETRAAEELLKTGKYETLDQARQALFRGGYQIYTTIDRTMQTTIDNVLNNADFYPKNLTYDVTDNKGKTTHVENAMEQSGASLIDNKTGRVLAMGGGRNYEQDQINHATRPRQPGSTMKPIAVYGPAIDLKKLGSGSVIDDVPMVWPDQNAANGKYFPMNWDRKFHGLMTARVALEQSYNIPALKVFHDITPKVGLDYVRKMGVTTIADTDENLAAGIGGLSQGLTVLEATSAYTTFPNAGVYRDAYMIEEIKDRDGNSIYKHESKTDQVFNANTAYIMNDMMEDVVRKGTASEVGRKFPSYPIAGKTGTTNEDKDAWFIGYTPDVTLGIWVGYNIPHNLLSGEGNRPKKLWNEIMGQVLPTQKDRTADFFPNPGGVRSIAICTYSGKLPSELCQAQKAVKTELFPAGAEPREQDDVLVKAKYYEANGKKYLATNSTPSYMVKEGIFIKRDHYELPDNNNSYRPSDWEMELPEGDLKDGVSVQSSKTPNGLKVSASTATSIGLTWNAVEGAKSYLVLRADSEAGPFQILQEVTDSAFTDSKVENGKSYSYQIVALDSDGAHSAPSSTVSVTAGQVSLAVPSGVQIAPAAVGLTISWSAVPNATGYTIYRSTEAGGTYQKVGATSDTAFTDVGALPGATFYYKITSMAGTQESNASTPVKGTVLSSGNNGGDNNGSGDGNGNGGGQPQGTAPANVSAQKTGVSLVINWTSAQGAKSYVVERSTNGSTWMQIGAVSDTTYSDASATPGQKYYYRVRSVNADGSTSSPSPSASATM, encoded by the coding sequence ATGGACGACCAACAAATTACGGGTTCCCGCAGTGATCGTCACGGCGGCGTTGAGAAGAGCAAATCTTCCGACGCGACCCCGACGAAGACCAAGAAGAAGCGAGGGCGTTTTTGGAAAGCCTTCAAGATCTTCACGTTCGTTTCCCTATCTGCTGCCATCATCGGCGGCGGTGCTGTGGCCGGTTATGTCGTAACGGTCGCAAAACGAGCGCCGGAACTCGACCTGAACGCAATTACGAACATGGCCGCGACCACGAAAGTCTACGATTCGGGTCAGCAATTCATGTTTTCCCTGCAAGGAGACGGCAACCGCGACTTGATCAAGTCGGTGGACGATGTTTCGCCATTTGTCGTCAACGCCTTTATCTCAGCCGAAGATAAAAACTTCCGTTCTCATTTCGGTATCAATCCATACGCGATGGCTCGTGCGTTTGCACAGAACGCCATCGGTCATTCCATTAAGTCCGGGGCATCCACGATCACGCAGCAAACGATCAAAAACGCCATGTTCCCGGAGCAAGACCGCACATGGGAGCGCAAAATCCAAGAGGGGTACCTCGCCATCCAGTTGGAGAAACAACTGACCAAGGACGAGATCATGACCACGTACCTCAACTGGATCTACTTCGGCAAGTCCGGCACCGAGAACCTCTACGGAATCGAACGAGCGTCGAAGGCGATTTTTAACAAGCCTTCGAAAGACTTGAACCTCGCCGAATCGACCGTGTTGGCCTCTCTGCCGAACAACCCGAGCATGTACAACGTCTACGAGAACATGGACAACGTCCAAGACCGCCAAGAGTATATCTTGCGCGAGATGTTGCAGAACGGGTACATCGACACCGCCCAATACGAAGAAGCGAAAAAATTCGACGTGACCGCCGAAATTCAAGCAGTCTCGCAAAAAAAGGCAGTCGTCGCCGGCAGTTTCCCGTATCTCAACTCCGAGATCGAAACCCGCGCTGCCGAAGAATTGCTCAAAACCGGCAAGTACGAGACGCTCGACCAAGCGCGACAAGCCCTGTTCCGCGGCGGCTACCAAATCTACACGACGATCGACCGCACGATGCAAACCACGATCGACAACGTGTTGAACAATGCCGACTTCTACCCGAAGAACCTCACCTACGATGTGACGGACAACAAAGGCAAGACCACGCATGTGGAAAACGCCATGGAGCAATCCGGCGCATCGCTTATCGACAACAAAACGGGTCGCGTGCTCGCCATGGGCGGCGGTCGCAATTATGAGCAAGACCAGATCAACCACGCCACCCGTCCCCGTCAGCCGGGTTCGACGATGAAGCCGATTGCCGTCTACGGCCCGGCGATTGATTTGAAAAAACTCGGTTCCGGCTCCGTCATCGACGATGTGCCGATGGTCTGGCCGGACCAAAACGCCGCCAACGGCAAATACTTCCCGATGAACTGGGACCGAAAATTCCACGGGCTGATGACCGCTCGCGTTGCGCTGGAGCAATCGTATAACATCCCGGCGCTCAAAGTGTTTCATGACATCACGCCCAAAGTCGGTCTCGACTATGTGCGCAAGATGGGTGTCACCACCATTGCTGACACCGATGAAAACCTCGCAGCCGGCATCGGCGGTTTGTCGCAAGGCTTGACCGTTTTGGAAGCGACGTCGGCGTACACGACCTTCCCGAATGCGGGCGTCTACCGAGACGCCTACATGATTGAAGAGATCAAGGACCGCGACGGCAATTCGATCTACAAGCACGAATCCAAGACCGACCAAGTGTTTAACGCCAACACCGCCTACATCATGAATGACATGATGGAGGACGTCGTGCGCAAAGGTACGGCAAGCGAAGTCGGTCGCAAGTTCCCAAGCTACCCGATCGCGGGCAAAACGGGGACGACCAACGAAGACAAAGACGCTTGGTTCATCGGCTACACTCCGGACGTCACGCTTGGCATCTGGGTCGGCTACAACATCCCGCACAATTTGCTGAGCGGCGAAGGCAACCGTCCCAAGAAGCTCTGGAACGAGATCATGGGCCAAGTGTTGCCGACGCAAAAGGACCGCACGGCCGATTTCTTCCCGAATCCGGGCGGTGTGCGCTCCATTGCGATCTGCACGTACTCCGGCAAATTGCCTTCCGAGCTCTGCCAAGCACAGAAAGCGGTCAAAACCGAACTGTTCCCGGCAGGCGCAGAACCGCGTGAGCAAGACGATGTGCTGGTCAAAGCCAAGTACTACGAAGCAAACGGCAAAAAGTACCTCGCCACCAATTCCACCCCCTCCTACATGGTCAAGGAAGGAATCTTCATCAAACGCGATCATTACGAACTGCCCGATAACAACAACTCCTATCGCCCCTCCGATTGGGAGATGGAATTGCCGGAGGGCGATCTCAAGGACGGCGTTTCCGTGCAGTCCAGCAAGACCCCGAACGGCTTGAAAGTCTCCGCTTCCACCGCGACTTCCATCGGATTGACATGGAATGCCGTAGAGGGCGCGAAAAGCTACCTCGTGTTGCGAGCGGACAGCGAAGCGGGTCCGTTCCAAATCCTGCAGGAAGTGACCGATTCGGCGTTCACAGACAGCAAGGTTGAGAATGGCAAGTCGTATTCCTATCAAATCGTTGCTTTGGACAGCGACGGCGCACACTCGGCACCGAGTTCGACCGTCAGCGTCACGGCGGGTCAAGTCTCGCTTGCCGTCCCGTCCGGTGTGCAGATTGCACCGGCTGCCGTTGGGTTGACGATTTCGTGGAGCGCCGTGCCCAATGCAACCGGCTACACGATCTACCGAAGCACGGAAGCGGGCGGAACCTACCAAAAAGTCGGTGCCACTTCCGACACCGCCTTCACCGATGTCGGGGCCTTGCCCGGCGCGACGTTCTACTACAAGATCACGTCGATGGCCGGCACCCAAGAGTCGAACGCTTCGACTCCGGTCAAAGGAACTGTGCTGAGCAGCGGAAACAATGGCGGCGACAATAACGGTTCCGGCGATGGAAACGGCAACGGCGGCGGTCAACCGCAAGGAACTGCTCCCGCTAACGTGAGCGCGCAAAAAACCGGCGTGTCCCTCGTGATCAACTGGACATCTGCGCAAGGTGCGAAAAGCTACGTGGTGGAACGAAGCACCAACGGTTCGACTTGGATGCAGATCGGTGCCGTGTCGGACACCACCTACTCGGATGCCTCGGCAACACCCGGACAGAAATATTATTACCGCGTTCGCTCGGTCAACGCAGACGGCTCCACATCTTCTCCGTCTCCGTCCGCCAGCGCCACGATGTAA